tttaatatctgttaaattatttcaaaatgcCAATATAAAGGGTTTTATAGAGGAATGTACCGAAATTCATGAATgctgtaaaaaatatactccTGTCAACAAAGTATCTGTATTAAAAAGCGGAACAAAAGAAACTTGTGGTAGAggtaattgtaaaaatgaaagaactCCAacagaaaatgataaatcaCAGCTGTGAGTGGACACAGGAACATCTAAATCGGAAAGTTCGCAAAGAGAACGTATCGTAAAACAAAGTTCAAGCCATGCAAACGGAGAAgtaacaaaacaaaaaaggaagtccACGGGGTAAAGGCGGTATTAAACCTCTCGTTGATTGTGTCATGGCTCAAGTAAAGGAATctaaacaaatatataatcaCCATTCTAGCACATATgtagaagaaaagaaattatcCCAACCTGTATCGGCATCAGATAATCTCTCAAGCAGTGAATTAGGTACTCAAGCAAGTCTTCTTCCCTCACgatgttcttcctttttggaaTATAATTCAGATAAATACTACTCAAGTAGAGAATTTAGGTAAAAGCGATCTTCATGTTCTCCATGATGGTAATCACACTCCAGATAATAATACCACTGGTGGGCAAAATGTTGCGAGTGAAATAGTTAAAGGTAAAATAGCAGGTGATAGAGGTGATGTAACTGAAATTTCTGTTAGGTCATCTGTTGATGCAGTTTATGCTGTTGCCCATACTGCTCCTAGCACTGCTGGAGATAGATCTACATTTTCTGCAGAAAACTTtagtaaattttattataaaattccCTTGACAATAAAGTGCCTAATGTTGTTAGTGGACACTTTGACAGTGTTAGTTATGCATAATACTATTTTTAATCGTAAAATGACGCATGAATTATAATTCAAGACATATAGAAACTTATAAATACTCTAGAAATACATACTAAAGGaaattctcttttttaaataggCTTTTTCTACAGATAATACTGCAAATATTCTTAGAATGGCTTCTGATCAAAATGGACACGCACTAACAGAAACTGATACCGATCCATCAAAACAAGTTCGGACAAGTGCGTTAAATGCTAATAAAATGCCAAATCCTGATACAGATTTACATCCTAATAGagttaaaaagaacaacaaagaaaaaatattacaagaAGTAAATACTCTATAAAAGATGTATGTTCTCGACGAAATTCATCTTCATATGAATTTCACCCCTTTAGAATAAATTATTCTTCGAGGGAGAtccatgtaaaaaattaaagttatGTACTCTGATATTCTTCTTATTACATATtcggaaaaatataataaaattaaaggtaCACATGGCACAGATGGCTATGCTACATATTCATTAACGAGTAATATGAATTCACGTAAAGATGGGAATGAAGAGGAAGTAAATATCaccaaaaataatattgacCAAGACACTAGCGTAATCGACCTCATaatgacaaataaaaaatatataataaattctGTATAGCCATTGATAATTATTCTGTTATTGTTACTTCTTATAAAAGTAAAcgaaaatttattacattgATGAAGTTATTCATActcttttaattatatatagtaaTTCCATTATAATGTTACcaagttttttttacagtATACTCCTTTGGGGAAGATTTTTACTtagacaaaaaagaagaagcgaaatGATATGAATGAAAAGCTACATAGGGAACTATTTGAATCCCCGAATGAAAgtgaagaaagaagaatCCCATTTTCATATAGTGCTTTTGAATATTCACCCTTGTCATCAATATTccaattgaaaaataaattatttatgtaattaatTAAACATTAAATAAGAACTAAAATGtgttttaacttttttttgttttctcgtTAAATACACTTATCAATGATAACGAGGTATTGTTaagtatttataattataaaattatatatattaaaatttgtgtTAATCTATAGTAATCATAATGTTACATTATACTATTCTGTATCTATTATTAAATTAGAaatcatacatttttttttgaagtattgttatgatattttatgcagtatcttttttttagtacATATAGTAATTAAGTTGAACTatatcctattttttttgaagaataatatattttttcaatcaaaaataaacataatgaattttttctctatagTGCTTATATGAAagcatttatttgtttttactctctaaaaatgaaatattatatttttataatctaTGTCATTATATTTCTGTAAATATTTGCCTTTTAACGGCTTATAAGATATATTAGATGTATACgtcttaaaaaaagaatactaAGTtctaatttattataaagcGAACTCGAATTAAAATTCTTCTTATAAAATTGATAATGAATataaaggaaatataaaaataacagaatttaaaaaaaacattataacTTCTGTTAATCTACTAAAACTCAATAAGGAAAGTTTACATTTAAACCCAAatgaatatacatttttaatacattAATTTATGGTTAAATAATTGATCAACAAACTTCTAAATTGAGGAAAGACAAAATAATCATTTAATAATTAACAGCaatgtaattatattaattactATGCCGACGATGCATTTAAGACTAAATTATATCATATTCACCAAAAATGTtcagtaatatatatatactctgaattatttaaaagtatcacaaaataaa
Above is a window of Plasmodium cynomolgi strain B DNA, scaffold: 0026, whole genome shotgun sequence DNA encoding:
- a CDS encoding CYIR protein (putative;~vir-type antigen) — translated: MAQVKESKQIYNHHSSTYVEEKKLSQPVSASDNLSSSELGTQASLLPSRCSSFLEYNSDKYYSNNNTTGGQNVASEIVKGKIAGDRGDVTEISVRSSVDAVYAVAHTAPSTAGDRSTFSAENFSKFYYKIPLTIKCLMLLVDTLTVLVMHNTIFNRKMTHEL